Genomic window (Argopecten irradians isolate NY chromosome 13, Ai_NY, whole genome shotgun sequence):
CCCTCCATGCATGCACTCGAGGtgatatatttccgaagattcactgctgcccctattgcatgatcgtaaaaggcgactaaatttaggatcttatcttttctcttcttcctaactgactttatctttcctaatgcctcccttggcaccgcctcacttttggccttgagttgagcgttcgcccctgtgaggaaggctctgggttctgtcccctggccgagacacatcaaagtctttaaaagtggtagtttctgctcctgcttagcatacagggagtgggacgactggttcgcccgttgtcagtataatgtgaccgggtggggtgtgttgcttggtgtcttcggcggcatgcttcagtgatatagcactataaaaagggcaatagttccactatacaagaagacacaacatgaatataccgcagtctcccaaaacacgcacctcgcacaacatacacgcaacacaccacatacatgggaggccgtccttacatgactatagctgttaataggacgttaattaatcaaacaaacaaacaaatcacggaaattactccgagatgtcgcgattgctctaggacaagtagcgatttataggatttacctctatttcccctattgggccccgcccctcctgccccgggggggggggacagagccaaaaaatttatacaagttctgttccccctcccccaaggatgtttgtggccaaatttggttacaatccgtgcagaactctatgactagtagcgatttaaaggaaatgttgacggacggacggacggacgacggacgccgcgccatgacataagctcaccggcccttcgggccaggtggagctaaaaaaaaattgcaggtCATAGCACATCAAACTAGTAAGAAATGTATGTCTGTATTATGATGACGTTTTATTATCCCCTCCATTTGtataattgtttttgtatttattgcAGTTATCCAATGTACAAGGCCAGAAATCAGTTAGCAGTGATTGATTACATGATGCACAAAGACAGGCCTCAAGCTGTTGacaaaaaaggagaaaaaatgtaaatatgtaaaatatgtaaattaaaatgtttagtTGAAGAgagaaaatgttgtttataGTTAGAAGGAGGATGGCATGTGTACCAATGtgatataattttatacataaatTTGATTGATGATAGTGTATGTATTGAATGTTTTCTTCTATGCTGCAGGTATGCTCGTAAGTACTCCAAGAGGAACAACAATTGGAGTGCTGTACCTGTAAAGAAGCTGCTATTACAATGTGTCGAGCAGCTGAATCCACAAAAGAACGTATGAAAGATTTGGCCGATGATCATAAAGAAACCCCAGTCCATGCTGTCAAaccaaaaacaaatcaaaaaagAACTTTCAGTTCAACAAAGGTGgacatgtacaaaacaaaccaaaacacaagaacagaaaacaaaatccGAACTGTTTTAGGCGTGGTGCAAAACACAAACCAGCCTGTCCAGtctgtaaaaaaaaagatcatTTTGGTACAATGTGTttctacaaaaacaaaaaggtaCATGACATTAACTCTACGAACACCGACTCCGAAGATGAATTCTTCGTCGATTCGATAAATACCGACAACAAAGAGGAATGGCGTACAAATGTTGAGACAAACGGTGTTAACATATCATTCAAATTAGACACCGGACAAGTTCAAGAAACTTCACACAAAACCAAAGCTTCACTCGACAAATGTCAAACTCATGTCGTACAGTGGTTATCGAATTCAGGTCGCAGGTGCATGTGTCCTAAGTGTTAGCATGAAagacaaaatgacaaaaatgcattttcatGTCGCGAATGTAACCCGTACACCGATATTAGGTATCAAAGCTTGCGAAAAGCTCAAGTTGATCAAACGTGTCCTCAACGTCGAAACGCAAACTCTGAAAACAGCACAACAAATAATTGATGATTGTAGCGATGTGTTCAAAGGTCTTGGTTGTATTCCAGGAGAGCACAAGATCAAAGTCATCCGAAAGTCGACCCGGTTATTCATCCATGACGTAAAGTTCCGTTTGCTGTTCAGGACTGTCTGAAAAAAGAACTCGAACGAATGGAGAAACTCGGTGTAATAATTAGAGAAGACCAACCGACAAAATGGGTTAATTCGATGGTAATAGTTGAAAAGAAAAATGGATCGCTCAGAATATGCTTAGATCCGCGAGATCTAAACCGCGCAATTCTTCGAGAACATTTTAAGTTACCTACCCGCGTAGAGATAATGGCTCAGCTTAAAGACGCCGCTTATTTCACAAAGCTCGAGGCATCATCTGGATTTTGGCAGATGAAATTAGAGGAAGAATCATCAAAGCTGACATGTTTCAATACTCCTTTAGGTCGATTTAGATTTTTGAGACTACCTTTCGGCATTTCATCAGCTCCTGAAGTCTACCACAAAGCAATCCATatgatatacaaacatatagAGGGTGCTTCGTCAACAACGGATGACATTATTGTTTGGGGTAGAACACTAGAGGAACATAATGAAAGACTCACAAAGATACTCCAGGCTACAAAACAGGGCTAACCTCAAGCTCAACAAGTACAAATGTCAGTGCTGTGTAACTTCTCTAACATTCATTGGCGATGTCATCTCTTCCGAGGGTATGCGCCCTGATCCGatcaaggtcaaggccattgAGAACTTCAAACGACCCGGGTCGAAAAAGGACATTCAACGATTCCTCGGTATGGTTAATTACCAAGGACGGTTCATATCCGATCTGTCAacgaaaacaaacaaatatcaaaGACATTCTCAGTACAGAACCTATTGAAATTCTACGATCCAGATCGCGAGATCAAGATATCGTCGGATGCTTCGAAATCTGGGTTGGGAGCCATGTTACTACAAAAACATGATGAATTGTGGGCTGCTGTTGCTTATGCTTCGCGAGTCATGACATCAGCCGAGACGCGGTACACGCAAATTGTAAAGGAAATGTTAGCCATCACCTTTGCGTGTATACGATTTCATCAGTACATCCATGGACAAGATGTCGCTGTGGAAACCGACCACAAGCCACTCATCACGCTCTTCAAAATACCCTTAAATGACTGTCCTATGAGAATACAGAGACTCATGTTAAGACTACAAAAGTACAGTCTTGATGTGTCGTACACGCCAGGAAAATTCATGTATACGTCGGATGCGTTGTCACAAGTGTATGACACCACTACAATTCCGTCTGACAAAACTGGTAAGGAAGAAATCGAGACCTATGTCGACTTCATCATGTCAAACGTCCAAGTCTCAGACAGAAAACTGGAGGAAATTCAACTCGAAACTCAAAACGATGAGGAGATGAACGTCTTGGCAGAAACCATCTTAAATGGATTTCCCGACAAAAGATCCGATTGTTCACCGAAAATCTATGATTACTGGAATGTACGTAACAAATTAAGTGTCATGAATGGAATCGTCATGCGAAACAACAAAGTCGTGATTCTGAGGAAACTACGGCATGATATGCTCAATAAAATCCATGTGGGGCATTTAGGTATAGAGAAATGTCGTAAAAGAGCTCGTCAAGTAATGTATTGGCCCGGAATGAATCAAAGCATCTCAAATGTTGTGTCATCGTGTCAAACGTGCTCGAAATATTGACAGAAACAAGCGGCCGAACCGCTTAAACCACACCCTGTATCTACTTATCCATGGGAAAAAGTTGGTGCAGATATCTGTTcatacaagggagacaactaccTTGTTCTGTGTGATTATCATTCAAATTATCCGGAAGTGTGTAGGTTGAAAAGCCTAAGTTCCAATTCTGTGATAAATGCAATGAAATATGTGTTTGCGGGTCAAGGAATTCCAAAAGTCATTTTCAGTGATAATGGCCCTCAATTCGTATGTGGTGAATTTAAGAAATTCTCGAAAGAATATGATTTCAGTCACAAAACATCAAGTCCCAATTATCCGCAATCGAACGGATTAGTGGAAAAATCTGAGAGCATCATGAAAAATCTCATCAAAAAGTCAAAGGAAGATGGAAGTGATTTCTACCTAGGGTTACTAAGCTATAGGTCAACACCTATTATCAACGGAAAATCTCCTGCCGAGATTCTATATGGCCGTACGATCCGTTCAAATCTCCCTATGAACGACCAGATGTTGAGAACACCAGTAAAGGTGAATCCTGATGAGtatctgaaaaacaaaatgcttgtcaatgaaaaacaaaaacaatactATGACAAAACTAAGCTATAGGTCAACACCTATTATCAACGGAAAATCTCCTGCCGAGCTTCTATATGGCCGTACGATCCGTTCAAATCTCCCTATCAACGACCAGATGTTGAGAACACCAGTAAAGGTGAATCCTGATGAGtatctgaaaaacaaaatgcTTGTCaaggaaaaacaaaaacaatactATGACAAAACTGTGTGCGCGAGTTACCTCCCCAACGCCAAGAAGATTCAGTTAGAATCTGTGACGTCAGAGACACTGCCTGGACAACCCCTGCAGTCGTAAAAAACTGAGGTTGCTCCAAGATCATACCTCATCAAAACTAAAACTGGTTCCGAACTTCGTCGAAATCGAAAAGacttgttaaaatgtaaatCCCCCGTCAATATTAACGAAGAACTTGATCATGTTGACGATGAACAATTCTACGATTGCAAAGACGAACTGATTCCGCAATCTACTCAGGAAACATACGTCAACCAGACGATATGTGAAAAAACAAATGTTCAATGTTAACTTGAAATATCAACATTTCGAAATTGACCcttaatctttgtttgtttgatttattaacgtcctattaacagctatggtcatgtaaggacggcctcccatgtatgcggtgttttgtgtgtatgttgtgcgaggtgcgtgttttgggagactgcggtttgttagtgttgtgtcttcttgtatagtggaactgttgccctttttatagtgctatatcactgaagcatgccgccgaagacaccaagcaacacaccccacccggtcacattatactgacaacgggcgaaccagtcgtcccactccctgtatgctgagcgctaagcaggagcagaaactaccacttttatagactttggtgtgtctcggccaggggacagaacccagagccttcctcacaggggcgaacgctcaaccctTAATCTCAAATGACCTTAATTGGTAAACATTTCACTCCTCAATGACTGTATAAAGTGTACATAATGATTATTGACATTTCAGTTTCAAGTCAAGTTTAAAGACATTTAACATCATTAAGTTTAATGGACAATGTGATTCATGATTACAATCATACAAAGTAATGAAGGTATTATTTACAACATGCATAACATCATTTGGGTATTTTCTAATATATAATGCTTAATTCAgtaataatatcatataatgattTATCAAGAAAATTAATTCCCTACAGTCTTTaagtttaattttctttttaagaaAGGGAAGATGTAATGATAACGTAATATCCGGACGGTTCCGTATCGTACCTGTTTCTAACTATTAGTGTAACCGGATATGTGTATGTAATTGTATGAGCATGTGCAGTTATAATAAACAAGAAGAATCAAGCATGGTGGTCTCGTCCTGTTGTAAGGATACGCCTACAGGCCTATATCTGTAacaaataacacaaatattacatataGCGGCTATATTGCTGCAACCTTTATATTTCTATCAgggttgcgtgtatgttgtgcgaggtgcgtgttttaggagactgcggtatattcatgttgtgtcttcttgtatagtggaactgttgccctttttacctggtgctatatcactgaagcatgctgccaaagacaccaagcaacacattacaccccaccggtcacattatatctgacaacaggcaaaccagtcgtcccactccctgtatgacATATTCCATGTGTAGGCGTACCATTGTCTGTCAAAATACATAATGtggtataaataaaaaaatgatgcaTTATTGTATGACTTCATGTGTTTATTGTGGTGAAAAATGGTTTCtcaatcaacaaaataaaaaataacgataattattgttattttttaccaaaataaataaatatattcaggGTTGCTAACGTCACTTTTCGACGATTTCAACTCCCGACTTTGTGATATGCAAACTTTGAACTTTATTACACCTAAAGCAATTGGACTTGTGGTACGGAATTTCTGCACAACATAATAAAGGATATGCATTGTTTATACTCTACATAATGTTTATGTTGAAAAGAGCGGGTTTGGGGACTTTTTGTACACTTTTTTAGCTGTAACGATTTTCACATGCCGTTGGTTAAACTATATTACGTTAGCAATCGTGCACAACAAATGAAAGGTCTCCAACATAACAGAGTGTAAAGTGaccaaaatcaaacttattacGTGGAAATCATAGAATTTAATCGACCCAAGtcacaaaatatattacaaagtatttgaaaatatttaaaaaccatAATCACAAACCCTGCTAACGTCGTTTCTGTCAACTCAAATCCTAAATAAAATGAACGTTCGCAAAGTCTTGAAGTTTCGCTTGGAGTTACATCCCCTCCCATTACGCAAGAATACGCCGCTAGATCACTACGTCGCACTAGCGATCGATGTTCAGAACACCAAAATGGCGCAGAAGAAAAAGCCGGCTGGTGAATCATCGAGTAAGTTATCGTGTTTTAAAATAGTGTACGTCAACAAATGTTACGTTAGCAATAGGCGACGTTAGCAAAAGGGAAATTGAAAAAATTCAATTCTGTGCCATTTGACTACGGAAATGACAACGAAACTGTCCATACTTGAATTGTTGACTTCATGACTGTAAAATCTGTCGTCGGAATAGTCTGTTTCGGCTTAACTGCGGGATAGTTGCTGGCGCATGCGCACAAACGGCTTAGGGGGACAACCGTTGCAATTTGTTTACATTGACGACACGATTCAAGATGGTGAAGGGCTGCAGCAATCGAATCAGAGAAACAGGTGtgaaatttttcaaatttccCATGGACAGACATAAAAGAAGATCCTGGATAAAAGCTTTGAATCGCAAGGACTGGGAACCGACTGCTAATTCATTCTTATGCTCGGACCATTTCGTCAGCGGCCGGCACGCCTACGACAGATCAGAGCTTGACTATACTCCAACTGTTTTTCACTATAAACAGAAAGCAACCAATCTGGCTAGAACAAATCGGGCATTCAAACGCAATTTAAGTAAAGTAAGTCAATtaactttaaaaattaaatcGAATATTGGTGTATTATATCCCTGAATGCCgatatactgtacagtaatattgatgtaaaaaataCACGTGGGTTTCTAGAATTAGTGTACATTTGAGTCATACCATTCAGCAAAATAGAGCGCATGCTGTTATTATTAAGTAAACACAGCTATTTAACCTTaaaatgggtaactgttactcatATGCAGGGTTATGCCCAACCTGATACAGATACAGTACGTGGACAAAAGTACTTTgacaccattttttttttactacatgtacaatgtattttacccgttttctttgaagattttaaccaaatttgacatCTACTTATAGCaaattatctacactttcagcaaataatattttcatatttttcctGATGTTTTTGGTTGAAATCTGCCAATAGATTAGATCAGTACAATTCaaactaaaataaaaagtaggcctaaaaataaattaaatgtatattaaactTATGAATTATAACTTTGATGTTTAATTGCCATATTTTGTTCAAATTGTAGACATTCGAGGAGGCAGCTCAGATTCAAAAGGAGCAAGAAGAAGGAATGTTGAGGCAATCCATGGCCCAACATGACTATGTCATCTCCACCGATACTGACAATACAGAATGTACAGACAAGTCTTACTCAACAACAGGTATGCAGTCGGAATGGGACCCGTCTTGGAAGAGAATGTAAGTTTGAGAGAAGTCCGACAAGACAATGCGCAACCCTTCTCTTCGAAAAAAAACagaatataaaatcaccagcaAAGTGAAGAAGGCGTTACCAAAATCATctaaaaaattttcaaaaatagtaCAGAACCTCGTACAGAACGCATCACcaaagaaaacaagaggcccagagggcctgtatcgctcacctggttcattgtttcttttctgaaggaattttaatattaacctctaaatcccctattgggccccacccctcccgcccccagggggtcagagccaaaatttatacaagttctgttccccttcccccaatgatgtttgtggccaaatttggttaatatTCATGTAGAGCTGTAGGACAAGTAGAAATTtgaaggatttacctctatttcccctattgggccccgcccatcctgcccccggggagtcagagccaaaatttatacaaggtctgttccccctcccccaaggatgtttgtggccaaatttggttacattccattcagaacagaatttggttacaattcatgtagaactctattacaagtagcgatataaatgatttacctctatttcccctattgggccccgcccctcctgacccgggggatcagagccaaaatttaaacaaattctgttccccttccccaaaggatgtttgtggccaaatttagtcacattccattcagaactctatgattagtagcgatttaaaggatttacctctctttcccctattgggccccgcccctcctgccccggggggggacagagccaaaatttatacaagttctgttcccctcacccaaggatgtttgtggtcaaatttggttacaatccatgcagaactctatgactagtagcgatttaaaggaaacgttgactgacggacggacggacggacgacggatatGACAtatcaccggcccttcgggccaggtgagctaacaaacaaatcctcacaggggcgaacgctcaaactcaaggccaaaaataaggcggtgtcaagagaggcattaggaaacataaagtcagctaggaagaagagaaaagatacgCTCACTTATAAATGCTTGCTGAAGCATAATCTTTAAATGTTTTGGGACGATTTGACACTGATTCGTGACAAGTTGTTAGGGTAGTAACTTAGCGGGTCACTTTgcatcaatctgattgaaatacagatctttataaCAGCTCCGGCCAAAAGATCCAATGAGGGGTCATGATCGGATGACCTTTacaccacgtgtacttcagatcaaatgcattatTACACAGGGCTACCATAGTTgaaaacgccatttcgtcccaatACACAAATACAATTACCTTTGTTGTGCtttttgggcgagatgactaagTATAcggaaaataattctgacatatTTTCAGACTATTTCGTCCCCGGAAATTCATTGTCAAGATAACGCAAACAGCGATatgccatttccaaaggtcacctggacatgatcCCTAAGGTGATTTTGAATCCCAGTTAAAACGGCCCgtcacaatataaatatatggtatTAGATTTATAAATTTGTATGATAACTCGAGACACGAGGTAACCGGGCGACATTATTCAACTACAGCACAAACTCGTGACGTCACCGAAATCGGTGTACACATACAAAGTTGATATTACGCAGCACACGCATAGCGCATACATATGGATTATCAAGCGACCCCATGTAGGATGGAAggaaatagaaatgaaatttaaatttaagtttaaGGCTTTGGTAAAAAAATCATCACATGAACAGTCTCTAGAATTTGATGACACATTAAAAAGTCTCTAGAAATACCTTGATGAAATTAAACATTACAAAGTCTCTAGCACTAACTTGTTGCACTCTAACACAATATAGAACACAGTCAATAAAGTTCAATCGTGATAACTGTCTATTTAAATGTCTATTTACACACATGATGCATGTCCATGACCTGACGCGACACGGCACGAAAGAGTCTATAAGTCCAGCTTCACTGGCACTTTTAACTATCCTACATGTACCACTGGGTGTGGTGGCAGTACTAGTATGCCTTGGTGAGTTCATGATTATCTCTCGTCTGGGCTGTTTCGGGGTGTTGGTAGTCATGCTCATGCGACTCTCCGAAACGGGCACAATTGGTGGCACGGTTACGATTACGCCGATAGCGTTGCCCACCGACATTGACGACATAACTCCCCTGGCCACAAATGTCTACACCCTGTCCATATCTCCATTTCTTCTCCGTTGGCAACGGTGCCATTCGGACCAACTGTCCGATTTGGAGTTCTGGAAGTTCTTTCCCGTGCTTGTTGTACTGATGTTTTCACGTTCTGTTTTTCGTGGATGTCTGTGATGACGCTTGGCTGTAAGAGTAGTGTCCCTTCAGTACGTGGCGACATAAGTTGTTGTGCTGAACTGCTGTCCATTCCCACGGTAGAGGTTTTCCTCCAATCAAGAATAGCTTTCCATGGATCCTGGTCATCGCGCTTGTTATTTTTCAAGATTGTTTTCGCGATCGTGACAGCACATTCTATTATGCCATTCAACTGACTATGTTAAGGTGATGAGGTGGTGTGGTCAAACTCCCTCTCTCATGTAATTCTGCAAATTCCGAACTGCTGAATTGGTGTCCTTTCCCGGCTGTAGATTCTCCATGGAATCCCATGGATTTTCGCCATGAAAATCCATGGAAATTTTTCCATGGAGTATTGGAACCTAATAAATATtggaattttcaaataatgAACATGGATATTTTCCAAACGGACTCCTTTGAGGATAAAATCATCACTGTCAAACAATTTTTTCCATTCTTCGTGCAGCAATGGCCCATTTATTGAGATTTCCTTCTACGTGAGTATCCGGGCACGATCCCTGGGCCACAACTAATTTTTTGCAGATACCTGGTGTTTTGTAGCTGGGTGATTGGGGACAACAAAGGCTAGAGTTATGAGCCATCTTACAGTTGAACTTCTCTCTATCGCAAATCTCAACATTAAAGTGACGACATATCTCCTCCCCTCATCTGTAGTCCGCGTGGGCTCCTCCAATAAAAAGTCAACAACCTTGAAAGCTTTACCAGTACCCTTCTTATACTAAGTCTCCCCATTAGCCTTTCTTTATCAAAGaagattttaatcattttgGATCATGCTGTACTCTCAGACTTTCCACTGTTCTTCGGGTTAACTGTTTCTGGATCCTCGCTGACAGCTCCGAAACGATATTGAGAAATACGCTCACTAGCTAGTTTTCAGAATTTCTGCTTGCGATCGTAATTTCAACTTTTTTCTTTAGCCTGAAGTTCCTCCAATTCTGCCGTTTATCTGTCTACTTCGTGTTGGTTATTGAGTTCTTGAAATTAAGACACTCTGTCAGCGAAAAATCAATCTGactaaaatacagatccttataaccaatCCGTTAAATAGAACAATTTGATTCGCCATTttctaatgggattttctcagattcttttcaaacgtagtgataataaggatttgtattttaatcaaatagtGATATGCGTTGGTAGATTTCAAGAGCACTTTTGATACCTAATGGTAGGCGTAGCCATCAATATCGACCTGGGCAATTTGCGACCACTTCCTCCATTGTTCTCATTGTTCAAGTTTTATCACCTTGTCAGACTCTGACCTTTGCATTCGGGTCAATCTTTCTTGTGTAGAAACCAGGTAGAGTCACAGTCGTTTTAGTAGTTGTTTGACTAGGTACTCTCGATAGAAGTCCAAACTTTTCCACAGTATCACCACTAAGAACATTCTCCTGAACAATGTCCACAATTCCAAAGTCAACATTATCAATGCCTTCAATTTGGAGTGAGCTACTGGTAGTGTGACCGTAAACAATGGGTGTATTTGCTGATTAGAAAATGTTCTAGGTATTTTGCCTGACTTTACCATTCAGCTCctggatgttgcctccattttctctgcgtaagcatgtgctatcggtctggcgcttgaccatatcgaagagcaccgcattgaaaaggcaatcagctgttccgactctcttcagttcttcaggctttgaaatcaagaaaccctagaaacacattaatccaaaatttTTTGATCTGAACATTTGATTTGTCTGGATtcccagccatgtgggtataaagggaaatgaaaaggccgataaagcagctaagtCTGCTCTTCGCCTAtcacaaacacatttgaaactaccttacaccgacataaaaccttacattcagtctgccattaaacaccattggcaacaaaggtggtctactgaaacaaacaataaaatgtttaaattacaacctacacttaatcctaatctGTCCattcggagagaccgcagagaggaagttgttctctctcggcttaAATccacatttacaattttgttttagtttttgcttcccttttcttatcctgatcttctGGTACTAATGCCTGccctgtagtttggccctaaatgaccttagatgtcgatgggccgtaaaactcaaacaaacaaatcataaaaTACCTTCGCTTTCAGCTGTTTAACGGCACCCATCGGAGCACTATCAAATGTCCGCTGTCTGTTGAGaactaaataattaaataagtCTTTCTCTAAAAACCCAGGTATTTGTTTAATATCGTTGGTCCAGTTTCTCAAAGATGAAGGATGTGGTAAAATTTCACCCAAAGGGGACACAAACTTCGAGCTTGGTCGATATTTGACTGTCTTTGATCGTTCCGCTAAAGTGTTTCTGTCTGCTTAATGCCGAGGTTCAGCCCAGCTTTCCCGCGTTTTTTTAGTTCATTTGATAGTCCACTGACTGGCTGGCCATGCTGTCGTAAAAAGATCTTCAGTTCTTTCACAGTTAGCCGATCAATTGCCTCCGGTGTTACTTCATAATTCTCTTTGTTTGCTTGTTTCGCCATTGTTTACTGAACAATCCGGAAGTAGTAAGCGGCTTAGCTCCCTCTAGCGTgatataagggagataataacCGTGATACAGTCTATATAACTCTATCAACAGTATGGAAATAAAGATTTACATCTACAAACAATCATTGTTCAACAAACAGGTAAACTTGCTCCTATTGCCGTTACAGGCAACAAAGGAGAACACAAGTTTGATACCTCTGATCTGTGTAATCCGTTCAACATGATcagaaaaaagtaaatattcCTGAATCCAAGACAAAACCTCACTGTGTTGGTCTTTGCAAAGAAGTTATCCCAGTTTGTTAATTACTCGATAACCCCATGCCGTACTCAAAACTCTTTCTATGCACTGGCTTTTGTTGATgcaa
Coding sequences:
- the LOC138306558 gene encoding THAP domain-containing protein 2-like yields the protein MVKGCSNRIRETGVKFFKFPMDRHKRRSWIKALNRKDWEPTANSFLCSDHFVSGRHAYDRSELDYTPTVFHYKQKATNLARTNRAFKRNLSKTFEEAAQIQKEQEEGMLRQSMAQHDYVISTDTDNTECTDKSYSTTGMQSEWDPSWKRM